A single Eulemur rufifrons isolate Redbay chromosome 9, OSU_ERuf_1, whole genome shotgun sequence DNA region contains:
- the DNAAF19 gene encoding coiled-coil domain-containing protein 103, which produces MERNDIIDFKALEKELQAALTADEKYKRENAAKLRAVEQRVASYEEFRGIVLASHLKPLEQKDKMGGKRTVPWNCCTTQGRTFQDVATEISQETVHCQPETSAEFYRDWRRHLRSGPERYQALLQLGGPKLGHLFQTDVGFGLLGELLVVLADHVRPVHRVAVLGILRSLASTGRFSLNLSLLSQAERESCRALFQKLQAMGAPRPMKEGLSQEEQHLEEQSGGSQEEERLLQELLGLYQLD; this is translated from the exons ATGGAAAGGAATGACATCATCGACTTCAAGGCTCTGGAGAAAGAGCTGCAGGCTGCGCTCACTGCTGATGAGAAGTACAAACGGGAGAATGCTGCCAAGTTACGGGCAGTGGAACAGAGGGTGGCTTCCTATGAGGAGTTCAG GGGTATTGTCCTTGCATCACATCTGAAGCCACTGGAGCAGAAAGACAAGATGGGAGGAAAGAGAACTGTGCCCTGGAACTGTTGCACTACTCAGGGAAGGACTTTCCAGGATGTGGCCACTGAAATCTCCCAG GAGACAGTACACTGCCAGCCTGAGACCTCAGCAGAGTTCTACCGAGATTGGCGGCGACACTTGCGGAGTGGGCCTGAGCGCTACCAGGCCCTGCTGCAGCTCGGGGGTCCCAAGCTGGGCCACCTGTTCCAGACAGATGTGGGGTTTGGACTTCTAGGGGAGCTGCTGGTGGTACTGGCTGATCACGTGAGGCCGGTCCACCGGGTGGCAGTGCTGGGGATCCTGCGCAGCCTGGCCAGCACCGGGCGCTTCAGCCTGAACCTGAGCCTGCTGAgccaagcagagagagagagctgcagagccttGTTTCAGAAGCTGCAGGCCATGGGAGCCCCCAGACCCATGAAGGAGGGGCTCAGCCAGGAGGAGCAGCATCTAGAGGAGCAGTCTGGTGGctcccaggaggaggagaggctctTGCAGGAGTTGCTAGGGTTGTACCAGCTCGATTGA
- the FAM187A gene encoding Ig-like V-type domain-containing protein FAM187A, with protein sequence MSLVHTTVLLWVWGSLQAFEIVEKENIFQKTPCPAFLMFDNAAYLADMSFELPCHCKPEEVTAVVWFYQKHLGSSHTKVLTDFDGRVLTEAAQVRVGSDMLVRFSIRMFSLLVFRAQPEDSGLYFCGTRKGDYFYAYDVDIQSSEGMVATFKDQGQEPFADEYHGNLRVFTTFWEWTPCDRCGVRGEQWRIGLCYLQSPDLSPRYHRTVPDMVSCGSRAVPRKLRTRARDHMPELLVQSCVVPCEKKMTIREGVLAIFNYVSKVGSRPWVPQVPIQFHQQRLGHGLIISCPEARPEHAVAWDKDGQYLYRTQYLKGVNRSMRVFIDHGNQLHIRFTQLEDRGIYYCWRQGVRVAGFRLGVTSRGHYPASFSDPETHSAVVLTLIGYLLITAVFVTIHLCRCCCYLFRYCPNFSR encoded by the coding sequence ATGAGCCTGGTCCACACCACTGTGCTCCTGTGGGTGTGGGGGAGTCTCCAGGCCTTTGAAATCGTAGAGAAGGAGAACATTTTTCAGAAGACCCCCTGCCCCGCTTTCCTGATGTTTGACAATGCAGCCTACCTGGCTGACATGAGCTTCGAGCTTCCCTGCCACTGCAAGCCCGAGGAGGTGACGGCTGTGGTCTGGTTCTACCAAAAGCACCTAGGCAGCAGCCACACCAAAGTGCTGACGGACTTCGACGGGCGGGTGCTGACGGAGGCAGCTCAGGTGCGCGTGGGCAGTGACATGCTCGTCCGCTTCAGCATCCGCATGTTCAGCCTGTTGGTTTTCCGCGCCCAGCCCGAAGACTCAGGCCTGTACTTTTGTGGCACTCGCAAAGGGGACTACTTTTATGCCTACGATGTAGACATCCAGAGCAGTGAGGGAATGGTGGCTACCTTCAAGGACCAGGGCCAGGAGCCCTTTGCAGACGAGTACCATGGGAACCTCCGCGTCTTCACCACCTTCTGGGAGTGGACGCCCTGTGACCGCTGCGGGGTGCGTGGGGAGCAGTGGCGCATCGGCCTCTGCTACCTGCAGAGCCCAGACCTCTCCCCACGCTACCACAGGACAGTGCCGGACATGGTGTCCTGTGGCTCTCGGGCTGTGCCGAGGAAGCTGCGGACCAGAGCCAGGGACCACATGCCCGAGCTGCTGGTCCAGAGCTGTGTAGTGCCCTGTGAGAAGAAGATGACAATCCGGGAGGGTGTGCTGGCCATCTTCAACTACGTGTCTAAAGTGGGCAGCCGGCCCTGGGTACCCCAGGTGCCCATTCAGTTCCACCAGCAGAGACTGGGCCACGGACTCATCATCTCCTGTCCCGAGGCCCGGCCAGAGCACGCTGTGGCCTGGGACAAGGACGGCCAGTACCTCTACCGCACACAGTACCTCAAGGGTGTCAACAGGTCCATGAGGGTGTTCATCGACCACGGCAACCAGCTCCACATCCGCTTCACCCAGCTGGAGGACCGGGGCATCTACTATTGCTGGCGGCAGGGGGTGCGGGTCGCTGGGTTTCGGCTGGGTGTGACATCTCGAGGGCACTACCCAGCCTCGTTCTCCGACCCGGAGACTCACTCCGCTGTGGTGCTCACCCTGATAGGCTACCTGCTCATCACAGCAGTCTTTGTCACCATTCACCTCTGTCGTTGCTGCTGTTACTTATTTCGCTACTGTCCCAACTTCTCCCGCTAG
- the GFAP gene encoding glial fibrillary acidic protein, translating to MERRRITSAARRAYVSSSAEMVGGLAPGRRLGAGTRLSLARMPPPLPARVDFSLAGALNAGFKETRVSERAEMMELNDRFASYIEKVRFLEQQNKALAAELNQLRAKEPTKLADVYQAELRELRLRLDHLTANSARLEVERDNLAQDLGTLRQKLQDETNLRLEAENNLATFRQEADEATLARLDLERKIESLEEEIRFLRKIHDEEVRELQEQLAQQQVHVELDVAKPDLTAALREIRTQYEAVASSNMHETEEWYRSKFADLTDAAARNSELLRQAKHEANDYRRQLQGLTCDLESLRGTNESLERQMREQEERHAREAAGYQDALARLEEEGQSLKDEMARHLQEYQDLLNVKLALDIEIATYRKLLEGEENRITIPVQTFSNLQIRGGKSTNEGEGHKVTRHLKSLTIQVIPIQAQQIVNGAPPALG from the exons ATGGAGAGGAGACGCATCACCTCGGCTGCTCGCCGCGCCTACGTCTCATCCTCTGCGGAGATGGTGGGGGGCCTGGCTCCGGGCCGCCGCCTGGGTGCTGGCACCCGCCTCTCCCTGGCTCGAATGCCCCCTCCTCTCCCGGCCCGGGTGGACTTCTCCCTGGCCGGGGCACTCAACGCTGGCTTCAAGGAGACCCGGGTCAGTGAGAGAGCAGAGATGATGGAGCTCAATGACCGCTTTGCCAGCTACATCGAGAAGGTTCGCTTCCTGGAACAGCAAAACAAGGCACTGGCTGCTGAGCTGAACCAGCTGCGGGCCAAGGAGCCCACCAAGCTGGCCGACGTCTACCAGGCTGAGCTGCGTGAGTTGCGGCTGCGGCTCGACCACCTCACCGCCAACAGCGCCCGGCTGGAGGTCGAGAGGGACAACCTGGCACAGGACCTGGGCACCCTGAGGCAGAA gctccagGATGAAACCAACCTGAGGCTGGAGGCCGAGAACAACCTGGCCACCTTTCGACAG GAGGCAGATGAAGCCACCCTGGCCCGTCTGGATCTGGAGAGGAAGATTGAGTCCCTGGAGGAAGAGATCCGGTTCTTGAGGAAGATCCATGACGAG GAGGTTCGGGAACTCCAGGAGCAGCTGGCCCAACAGCAGGTCCACGTGGAGCTGGATGTGGCCAAGCCAGACCTCACAGCGGCTCTGAGAGAGATCCGCACGCAGTACGAGGCAGTGGCGTCCAGCAACATGCATGAGACAGAGGAGTGGTATCGGTCCAAG TTTGCAGACCTGACAGACGCTGCTGCCCGTAACTCGGAGCTGCTCCGCCAGGCCAAGCACGAGGCCAACGACTACCGGCGCCAGCTGCAGGGCTTGACCTGCGACCTGGAGTCCTTGCGCGGCACG AACGAGTCCCTGGAGAGGCAGATGCGCGAGCAGGAGGAACGCCACGCGCGGGAGGCGGCGGGCTACCAGGACGCGCTGGCccggctggaggaggaggggcagagccTCAAGGATGAGATGGCCCGCCACCTGCAGGAGTACCAGGACCTGCTCAACGTCAAGCTGGCCCTGGACATCGAGATCGCCACCTACAGAAAGCTGCTGGAGGGCGAGGAGAACCG CATCACCATTCCTGTGCAGACCTTCTCCAACCTGCAGATCCGAG GGGGCAAAAGCACCAATGAAGGGGAAGGTCACAAGGTCACAAGACATCTCAAAAGCCTCACAATACAAGTTATACCAATACAGGCTCAGCAGATTGTAAACGGAGCCCCGCCGGCTCTCGGTTAG